A genomic stretch from Candidatus Nitrotoga arctica includes:
- a CDS encoding K+/H+ antiporter subunit F — translation MISLLALAINYALICVVIAMLFCTVRLLIGPAAHDRVLALDTLWMCGMLLALILGMRFGSQIYFEAALLIALLGFVSTIAFAKFLMRGEIIE, via the coding sequence ATGATTAGCCTGCTGGCGCTGGCAATAAACTACGCGCTGATTTGCGTCGTGATTGCCATGCTGTTTTGCACCGTTCGCCTGTTGATCGGGCCAGCGGCGCATGACCGTGTACTCGCGCTGGATACGCTGTGGATGTGCGGTATGCTGCTGGCGCTGATCCTCGGCATGCGGTTCGGCAGCCAGATCTATTTCGAAGCAGCGCTGCTTATTGCACTGCTCGGTTTTGTGTCAACTATTGCCTTTGCAAAATTTCTGATGCGCGGAGAAATCATCGAATGA
- the ygiD gene encoding 4,5-DOPA dioxygenase extradiol produces the protein MTTPLRMPAAFIGHGSPMNALEVNDFTRCWRELGRMMPRPRAVLAISAHWFIQSTALTAMAQPRVTHDFYGFPPELFDVRYPAPGSPEIAQEIADVVRPGDIGLDHDSWGLDHGTWSVLVHVFPATDIPVLQLSIHAGAPLAYHMELGARRAPLRERGVFIIGSGNVVHNLRRVNWSYGNRGFDWGVRFDAHVRSIMTSDPAALAAVEKHPDYPLAVPTNEHFLPLAYLAGLCTAAGEAAQPFAAGCTLGSLSMTSYLLGMQPPVARTSGDEAQLLPAGVPPEQTNI, from the coding sequence ATGACCACTCCCTTACGCATGCCGGCCGCATTCATTGGCCACGGCTCACCGATGAATGCACTGGAGGTCAATGACTTCACGCGTTGCTGGCGCGAACTGGGGCGTATGATGCCGCGCCCGCGCGCAGTATTGGCGATCTCTGCGCACTGGTTCATCCAGTCCACGGCCCTAACAGCCATGGCGCAGCCGCGGGTGACCCACGACTTCTATGGTTTTCCGCCCGAACTGTTCGACGTCCGCTATCCAGCTCCGGGCAGCCCGGAGATTGCGCAGGAGATCGCGGATGTGGTGCGCCCTGGAGATATTGGTCTGGACCACGATAGCTGGGGTCTGGACCATGGCACCTGGTCGGTGCTGGTACACGTGTTCCCGGCAACGGACATCCCTGTGCTGCAGTTATCCATCCACGCCGGCGCGCCGTTGGCCTACCACATGGAACTCGGCGCGCGGCGCGCGCCGCTGCGCGAACGCGGTGTGTTCATCATCGGTAGCGGCAACGTAGTGCACAACCTTCGGCGCGTGAACTGGTCGTACGGCAACCGCGGTTTTGACTGGGGCGTGCGCTTCGATGCGCACGTGCGGTCCATCATGACGTCCGATCCCGCTGCACTGGCGGCGGTGGAGAAGCACCCCGACTACCCCCTGGCCGTGCCGACCAACGAGCACTTCCTGCCGCTTGCCTACCTGGCCGGGCTGTGCACCGCCGCTGGCGAAGCCGCGCAGCCGTTCGCCGCAGGCTGCACGCTGGGCTCCCTGAGCATGACCAGCTACCTGCTCGGCATGCAGCCACCCGTGGCTCGCACTAGCGGGGATGAGGCCCAATTGCTGCCTGCTGGCGTGCCGCCGGAACAGACCAACATCTGA
- a CDS encoding calcium/sodium antiporter → MQPHPAIIFLGGLVVIIVGAEVLLRGATRMAAMLNIQPILIGLTVVAIGTSMPELAVGITAAYEGKGPLSVGNIAGGNLFILLFVLGLSALYRPLPLRLQSIKFDVPVMIATSLMLIAMAWDGVLSRTEGAILVGASIAYFTTLVRLSRRESARMKLEFAQEYSPSALKTRPSPRQWAWKGLLLAGGIALTIIGANLLVAGAVDIATSFGVSDAVIGLTIVAFGTNAPELTTTLVATLKDDRDVAIGNLIGSSITNILVILGLICLAAPGGIEVSSDVLRIDLPLAALVALVCLPVFRSDQKVTRREGAFFVAAYIAYLSSLLLLRT, encoded by the coding sequence ATGCAGCCGCATCCGGCCATCATCTTTCTCGGCGGCCTGGTGGTCATCATCGTCGGCGCCGAAGTGCTGCTGCGCGGCGCGACACGCATGGCAGCGATGCTGAACATCCAGCCGATCCTCATCGGCTTGACCGTCGTCGCCATCGGCACCAGCATGCCCGAGCTGGCGGTGGGCATCACCGCCGCCTACGAGGGCAAGGGGCCGCTGTCCGTGGGCAATATCGCCGGCGGCAACCTCTTCATCCTGCTATTCGTGCTCGGCCTGAGCGCGCTGTATCGCCCGTTGCCGCTGAGGTTGCAGAGCATCAAGTTCGACGTGCCGGTGATGATCGCCACGTCGCTGATGCTGATCGCCATGGCCTGGGACGGCGTGCTCAGCCGCACCGAGGGCGCGATCCTGGTGGGCGCCTCGATTGCCTACTTCACGACGCTGGTGCGCCTGAGCCGGCGCGAAAGCGCGCGGATGAAGCTCGAGTTCGCGCAGGAATACAGCCCGAGTGCGCTGAAGACCCGCCCCAGCCCCCGGCAGTGGGCGTGGAAGGGGCTGCTGCTGGCGGGTGGCATCGCGCTGACGATCATCGGCGCCAACCTGCTCGTAGCCGGAGCCGTCGACATCGCCACGAGCTTCGGTGTTTCCGATGCAGTGATCGGTCTGACCATCGTCGCCTTCGGCACGAATGCGCCGGAGTTGACGACCACCTTGGTCGCCACGCTGAAGGACGACCGCGACGTCGCCATCGGCAATCTCATCGGCAGCAGCATCACCAACATCCTGGTCATCCTCGGCCTGATCTGCCTGGCCGCACCGGGGGGCATCGAGGTGAGCTCAGACGTGCTGCGCATCGACCTGCCGCTGGCCGCCCTGGTAGCCCTGGTGTGCCTGCCGGTGTTCAGGAGCGATCAGAAGGTCACGCGTCGGGAGGGCGCGTTCTTCGTTGCCGCCTACATCGCCTATCTGAGCTCGCTGCTGCTGTTGCGTACGTGA
- a CDS encoding cation-translocating P-type ATPase: protein MLQAQVLVHSSPPIDNPSLLDAEAVARALGTDLESGLGTGDAAARLAHDGPNALRAATSVPTWRRILGQFQDPLIYLLLAAVAIALAAWLVEGRQGWPVDAIVIALVILLNGALGYAQEAKAGNAVAALAGMTSATCAVLRGGKPLRIASAELVVGDLLVLGEGDLVGADARLLRTAALRVQESSLTGESEAVLKDVATLPAPTPLGDRLNMVFKGTAVAQGTGRAVVTATGMSTEMGSIASMLDATVEEATPLQKEVSRIGRMLGIAVMIIAVVVVATILLMSDIRGPSDLITVLLLGVSLAVAAVPEGLPAILSVVLAMGVQRMARRKAIVKKLSSVETLGSASVICSDKTGTLTRSEMTIQRVVTASGDTLVTGVGYAPEGKVEHEGAQIQPGALLNEQIVVLSGGSLAGNANLRQADDGRWEIQGDPTEAAFLVAEHKLGATERRERRFERIGEVPFTSDRKMMSTIERDHEHAGEIVVITKGAPDVLLEHCTRARVGMDVVDLDDELRSRALADVARLTDEALRTLAVAYRPLAPGERAEASPDLERDLIFVGTVGIIDPPRPEAAVAIREAHRAGIRVMMITGDHPRTAARIAADLGIVEPGAQALTGAELDELDAAGLAAAVRVTSVYARVAPVHKLRIVDALQADGNIVAMTGDGVNDAPALKSADIGVAMGITGTEVTKQAAKMILVNDNFATIVDAVREGRGIFDNIRKFLRYLLSSNMGEVLTVFLGVVGAGVIGLTGGSEAIVLPLLATQILWINLITDSGPALAMGVDPETDDVMARKPRKPTERAIDARMWWGVVEIGLVMALATLLTIDLYLPGGLIEGTNDLDNARTAGFTVLVLAQLFNCFNARSETTSAFHHLFVNSWLWGAIALSAILQVAVVHIGFLNVAFGTVPLSLEQWAVCLAMGSTVLWFGELRKLALRAWSGRN from the coding sequence ATGCTGCAAGCGCAGGTTCTAGTTCACAGCAGCCCCCCGATCGACAACCCTTCGCTCCTCGATGCCGAAGCGGTTGCCCGCGCGCTGGGCACCGACCTCGAAAGCGGGCTCGGCACAGGCGACGCTGCTGCCCGACTCGCACACGATGGCCCCAACGCGTTGCGCGCCGCCACGAGCGTGCCCACCTGGCGCCGCATCCTCGGCCAATTCCAGGATCCGCTGATCTACCTGCTGCTGGCGGCGGTGGCGATCGCGCTGGCGGCCTGGCTGGTCGAAGGCCGGCAGGGCTGGCCGGTGGACGCGATCGTGATCGCATTGGTCATCCTCTTGAACGGTGCGCTCGGCTACGCGCAGGAAGCCAAGGCCGGCAACGCGGTGGCTGCATTGGCCGGCATGACGAGCGCCACCTGCGCGGTGCTGCGCGGCGGCAAGCCGCTGCGCATTGCGAGCGCGGAGCTCGTTGTCGGCGACTTGCTGGTACTTGGCGAAGGAGACCTCGTCGGCGCCGATGCGCGGCTGCTGCGCACCGCTGCGCTGCGGGTGCAGGAATCGTCACTCACCGGCGAGAGCGAGGCGGTGCTGAAGGACGTGGCCACGCTGCCGGCACCGACGCCGCTCGGCGACCGGCTGAACATGGTGTTCAAGGGCACGGCGGTCGCGCAAGGCACTGGCCGGGCCGTCGTCACCGCGACCGGCATGTCCACCGAGATGGGCTCGATTGCCAGCATGCTCGATGCCACCGTTGAAGAGGCCACGCCGTTGCAGAAGGAGGTCAGCCGCATCGGCCGCATGCTCGGCATCGCGGTCATGATCATCGCCGTCGTCGTAGTCGCAACGATCCTGCTGATGTCGGACATCCGCGGCCCGTCTGACCTGATCACCGTACTGCTGCTCGGCGTGTCGCTGGCGGTGGCCGCAGTGCCCGAGGGGCTGCCTGCGATCCTGTCGGTGGTGCTCGCGATGGGCGTGCAGCGCATGGCCAGGCGCAAGGCCATCGTGAAGAAGCTGTCGTCGGTCGAGACCTTGGGCTCCGCTTCCGTGATCTGCTCCGACAAGACCGGCACGCTGACACGGTCCGAGATGACGATCCAGCGCGTCGTGACCGCCTCCGGCGACACGCTCGTCACCGGCGTAGGTTATGCACCCGAGGGCAAGGTCGAGCATGAAGGCGCGCAGATCCAGCCCGGCGCGTTGCTGAACGAGCAGATCGTGGTGCTTAGCGGCGGCAGCCTGGCGGGCAACGCCAACTTGCGCCAGGCGGACGATGGTCGATGGGAGATCCAGGGCGACCCTACCGAAGCCGCCTTCCTCGTCGCCGAACACAAGCTCGGTGCGACCGAGCGGCGCGAGCGCCGCTTCGAGCGCATCGGCGAGGTCCCGTTCACGTCGGACCGCAAGATGATGTCGACCATCGAGCGCGACCACGAGCACGCTGGCGAGATCGTGGTCATCACCAAAGGCGCACCTGACGTACTGCTCGAACACTGTACGCGTGCACGCGTCGGCATGGACGTCGTCGACCTCGACGACGAACTGCGATCGCGCGCCCTCGCCGACGTGGCCCGGCTCACCGACGAGGCCTTGCGCACGCTCGCCGTCGCCTACCGCCCGCTGGCCCCCGGGGAGCGTGCCGAGGCTTCGCCCGACCTGGAGCGCGACCTGATCTTCGTCGGCACCGTCGGCATCATCGACCCGCCGCGCCCCGAGGCCGCGGTGGCGATCCGCGAGGCGCACCGGGCCGGCATCCGCGTGATGATGATCACCGGCGACCACCCGCGCACGGCGGCGCGCATCGCCGCCGACCTCGGCATCGTCGAGCCGGGCGCGCAGGCGCTAACCGGGGCCGAGCTCGATGAACTCGACGCTGCTGGTCTCGCCGCTGCGGTGCGCGTGACCTCGGTCTACGCCCGCGTGGCGCCGGTGCACAAGCTGCGCATCGTCGATGCACTGCAAGCCGACGGCAACATCGTCGCAATGACCGGCGACGGCGTCAACGACGCGCCGGCGCTGAAATCGGCCGACATCGGCGTGGCGATGGGCATCACCGGCACCGAGGTGACCAAGCAGGCGGCGAAGATGATCCTCGTCAACGACAACTTCGCGACCATCGTCGACGCGGTGCGCGAAGGCCGCGGCATCTTCGACAACATCCGCAAGTTCCTGCGCTACTTGCTGTCATCGAACATGGGCGAGGTATTAACCGTCTTCCTCGGTGTCGTCGGGGCGGGCGTGATCGGCCTGACCGGCGGCAGTGAAGCCATCGTGCTGCCCTTGCTGGCGACGCAGATCCTGTGGATCAACCTCATCACCGACTCCGGCCCGGCGCTGGCCATGGGCGTGGACCCCGAGACCGACGACGTGATGGCGCGCAAGCCACGCAAGCCCACCGAGCGCGCCATCGACGCGCGCATGTGGTGGGGTGTGGTCGAGATCGGCTTGGTGATGGCGCTGGCCACGCTGCTGACCATCGACCTGTACCTGCCGGGCGGCCTGATCGAAGGCACGAACGATCTGGACAACGCCCGCACCGCCGGCTTCACGGTGCTCGTCTTGGCCCAGTTGTTCAACTGCTTCAATGCGCGCTCGGAGACGACCAGCGCCTTCCACCACCTGTTCGTCAATTCGTGGCTGTGGGGCGCCATCGCGCTGTCAGCCATCCTGCAGGTGGCAGTGGTGCACATCGGTTTCCTCAATGTGGCGTTCGGAACGGTGCCCCTGAGCCTCGAACAGTGGGCCGTGTGCCTGGCCATGGGCAGCACGGTGCTATGGTTCGGCGAACTGCGCAAGCTGGCGCTGCGCGCGTGGAGCGGGCGCAACTGA
- the mnhG gene encoding monovalent cation/H(+) antiporter subunit G → MNEMETIPLWAAALLVPLLILGGSIILIGALGLMRLPDFYQRIHGPAITVTLGAGCLLIASMLYFTVLQSRLVLHELLIAVFVLMTAPVVSMLIMRAAVYRDLRAGKRDSGVASGDVYRFPEQE, encoded by the coding sequence ATGAATGAAATGGAAACCATCCCACTATGGGCCGCGGCCTTGCTTGTGCCGTTACTGATACTAGGAGGAAGCATCATCCTGATTGGCGCTCTTGGATTAATGCGCCTGCCTGATTTCTATCAGCGCATCCATGGTCCGGCAATTACCGTCACGCTTGGTGCCGGATGTCTGCTGATTGCGTCCATGCTTTATTTCACCGTGCTGCAATCGCGATTGGTGCTTCATGAATTGCTGATCGCCGTCTTTGTCTTGATGACTGCTCCGGTCGTGTCAATGCTCATCATGCGGGCAGCGGTGTATCGTGATCTACGCGCCGGCAAACGCGACAGCGGGGTTGCGTCTGGTGACGTCTACCGTTTTCCCGAGCAGGAATGA
- a CDS encoding universal stress protein: protein MPGIQNLLVATDFSERAQRAEKRAAMLCTGHKCNTAELMTVRESEQLEGLARLMNKSPEAAKTEVTDAVLRELQARTSELSNECGVKFTCTVRFGQPAIEISARSEEIFADLIVIGAHGGNFFTDIFLGNTADKLIRRCRRPLLVVRNEPASPYRNILVPVDFSDDSRQAAQLALQIEPQAEITFLHAYEVMFASKLSYAGVSQDAIDHYRIKTRQEALLTMNKFIDDLNAPRRRIMRDVVLGHPSAIVRDHAEKMQTDLIVIGKHGRSRIEELIVGSVTRDTIHWTKCDIMVVPPLAA, encoded by the coding sequence ATGCCAGGCATACAAAATCTTCTCGTCGCCACTGACTTTTCGGAACGGGCACAGAGAGCGGAAAAGCGCGCTGCTATGCTGTGTACGGGACACAAATGCAACACAGCGGAACTAATGACAGTGAGAGAGTCCGAGCAACTCGAGGGGCTTGCGCGACTCATGAATAAGTCACCTGAAGCAGCCAAGACAGAGGTTACCGATGCGGTTCTCCGCGAACTGCAGGCCCGGACCAGCGAGTTATCCAATGAATGCGGCGTCAAATTTACTTGCACCGTGCGATTCGGCCAGCCAGCCATCGAGATATCGGCCCGAAGTGAGGAAATTTTTGCAGACTTGATTGTAATTGGTGCGCACGGCGGCAACTTCTTCACCGATATCTTTCTCGGAAATACGGCCGATAAGTTGATCCGACGCTGTAGGCGACCTTTATTGGTCGTGAGAAACGAACCGGCTTCCCCATATCGAAATATCCTTGTTCCGGTAGATTTTTCGGATGATTCGAGGCAGGCGGCACAGTTGGCGCTCCAGATCGAACCACAAGCAGAAATCACGTTTCTTCATGCCTATGAAGTTATGTTCGCAAGTAAATTATCTTACGCAGGCGTTTCGCAAGACGCCATTGATCACTACCGTATAAAGACCCGCCAAGAAGCCCTTCTGACGATGAACAAGTTCATTGATGACCTCAATGCTCCGCGGCGGCGCATAATGCGCGACGTTGTTCTTGGTCATCCCAGTGCGATCGTGCGAGATCACGCTGAAAAAATGCAAACAGATTTAATCGTTATAGGAAAACACGGACGCTCACGCATCGAAGAATTGATTGTGGGCAGCGTTACTCGTGACACGATCCACTGGACAAAATGCGACATTATGGTTGTCCCTCCGCTCGCTGCGTAG
- a CDS encoding IS630 family transposase, with product MEKEDARKQSREVLHERRKQVIRMHRKGVAVMEIVVQTGLSWTAVNTALRLYKAEGSGALKPGVRGKKPGSGRRLTVSQELAIQQTICDRRPEQLKMDFALWSRPAVRQHIELAHGIKLSIRAVGNYLARWGFTPQKPIKKAYEQRPEAVQAWLDEQYPAIEARAKTEGAEIHWGDETALVNTDVRGRSYAPVGKTPVTFAVGGTRHKLSMIATVTNQGKTRWMIIDEAFNSDKLIEFLEALIKDTDRKVFLILDNLRVHHSKPVKAWAAENAQKIELFYLPSYSPELNPEERLNADLKHVITSKVPVRTKAKLRAAATDHMTMLEQNPERVRRYFGDPKVAYAAS from the coding sequence ATGGAAAAAGAAGATGCCCGCAAGCAGTCGCGAGAAGTACTGCATGAACGACGCAAGCAAGTTATTCGTATGCACCGCAAAGGTGTGGCGGTGATGGAGATCGTGGTGCAAACGGGACTGAGCTGGACGGCAGTCAATACGGCGCTGCGGTTGTATAAGGCTGAAGGTTCGGGGGCACTCAAGCCCGGCGTTCGGGGTAAAAAACCTGGCAGTGGACGCCGCTTGACGGTTAGCCAAGAGCTGGCGATTCAACAAACCATCTGCGACAGACGCCCCGAACAACTCAAGATGGATTTTGCGCTATGGAGCAGGCCCGCTGTGCGCCAGCACATTGAGCTGGCGCACGGTATCAAGCTGTCTATTCGGGCAGTAGGCAACTACTTGGCACGTTGGGGTTTTACACCACAAAAACCCATTAAAAAAGCATACGAGCAGCGGCCTGAAGCCGTCCAGGCTTGGCTTGATGAACAATATCCGGCCATTGAAGCCAGAGCAAAAACAGAAGGTGCGGAAATTCACTGGGGCGACGAGACGGCGCTAGTCAACACGGATGTCAGAGGCAGGAGCTATGCGCCGGTGGGCAAGACACCTGTGACGTTCGCAGTAGGCGGCACGCGCCACAAGCTATCGATGATTGCGACGGTAACCAATCAGGGTAAAACGCGCTGGATGATTATTGATGAGGCATTTAACTCCGACAAGCTCATTGAATTTCTGGAGGCGCTCATCAAGGATACAGACCGCAAGGTGTTTCTGATACTGGACAACTTGAGAGTTCATCACAGCAAACCTGTAAAGGCTTGGGCTGCCGAGAACGCACAGAAAATCGAGTTGTTCTACTTGCCCAGCTACAGCCCTGAACTCAACCCCGAAGAAAGACTGAATGCGGATCTCAAACACGTCATCACTTCAAAGGTGCCAGTGCGCACCAAGGCAAAACTCAGAGCTGCTGCGACTGATCACATGACCATGCTTGAGCAAAACCCCGAACGCGTGCGCCGTTATTTCGGCGACCCAAAAGTCGCCTACGCGGCTTCATGA
- a CDS encoding alpha-hydroxy-acid oxidizing protein: MLTQNTQVSLAEMMLFGKTGMAQTVIELNRGNLDTHVTEQQKPSARYEIKSRALNLVVRGTRFRAHVSNIDHISRSEVLAAIQVSNHGGRALDGTPAVITVLPSIAEVVKGDVPLILDSGIRRGTDVVKALALGANAVPIGRPVMFGLTLGGASGVDSVINYLRRETVNTVLHLGANRIGALGRQHLRQSAAPGTQVPVQAGADRLA; encoded by the coding sequence CTGCTCACCCAGAACACGCAAGTGAGCCTAGCGGAAATGATGCTCTTTGGAAAAACTGGCATGGCCCAAACGGTTATCGAGTTGAATCGAGGCAACCTGGACACCCACGTAACGGAACAGCAGAAACCATCCGCACGTTATGAAATCAAGTCACGCGCGCTCAATCTGGTTGTGCGAGGAACCCGCTTTCGCGCCCATGTGAGCAACATAGATCACATCTCGCGTAGCGAAGTGCTTGCGGCGATCCAGGTCTCCAATCACGGCGGACGCGCGCTCGACGGCACGCCGGCCGTCATCACCGTGCTGCCTTCGATCGCGGAGGTGGTCAAGGGCGACGTGCCCCTGATTCTGGACAGTGGCATCCGGCGCGGCACCGACGTAGTGAAGGCGCTGGCGCTGGGCGCCAACGCGGTACCCATCGGCCGGCCGGTCATGTTCGGCCTGACCTTGGGCGGTGCGAGCGGCGTCGATAGCGTAATCAACTACTTGCGCCGCGAAACCGTGAACACCGTCCTGCACTTGGGCGCCAACCGCATCGGCGCGCTCGGCCGACAGCACTTGCGCCAGTCCGCTGCGCCGGGCACGCAAGTGCCGGTGCAAGCGGGCGCGGACCGGTTAGCCTAA
- a CDS encoding Na+/H+ antiporter subunit E, with translation MKRGLPSPLLSGVLLALWLLLNQSLSPAHLLLGAVLAIVAPLLARPLMQPIGYPRLAKPVMLIRLLGMALVEIVHSAITVSRLILFPKPDGMNSQFIKIPLDLRNPYGLALLSCLINSTPGTVWVEILPDRHELVLHVFDLHDEQWWVATIKTRYEKPIIDIFHEEIHEENPP, from the coding sequence ATGAAGCGCGGGCTGCCATCGCCGTTGCTGTCGGGAGTGCTGTTGGCGCTCTGGCTGTTGCTCAACCAGAGTCTGAGCCCGGCCCATCTGCTGCTGGGCGCAGTGCTTGCCATCGTTGCGCCGTTGCTGGCACGTCCCCTGATGCAGCCAATCGGCTATCCCCGACTGGCAAAACCCGTAATGCTGATTCGCCTGCTGGGAATGGCGCTGGTGGAAATTGTGCATTCCGCGATTACCGTCAGCCGCTTGATCCTGTTTCCCAAGCCGGATGGAATGAACTCTCAATTCATTAAAATTCCGCTCGACCTGCGTAACCCATATGGGTTGGCATTGTTGTCATGCCTGATCAATTCGACTCCGGGGACTGTTTGGGTGGAAATTTTACCGGACCGGCACGAATTGGTGCTGCACGTGTTCGACCTGCACGATGAACAGTGGTGGGTGGCTACCATCAAGACCCGTTATGAAAAGCCCATTATCGACATTTTTCACGAGGAAATTCATGAGGAAAACCCACCATGA
- a CDS encoding pirin family protein: MEDWFPVGVFDHHPHRGIETLTYVIDGVIDHYDNHGNKGTLHPGDVPWMAAGRGLIHNEQPAAGLTVHSLQLGSICQGLTNSSRRTTRTSSLTKCRCVTKPEQKSGCSPASPTSPAS, translated from the coding sequence ATGGAAGACTGGTTCCCGGTCGGCGTGTTCGATCACCATCCGCATCGCGGCATCGAGACGTTGACGTATGTGATCGACGGCGTGATCGATCATTACGACAACCATGGCAACAAAGGCACCCTTCACCCCGGAGACGTCCCATGGATGGCGGCAGGGCGCGGGCTGATCCACAACGAGCAGCCGGCTGCGGGGCTGACCGTCCATTCGTTGCAGCTTGGGTCAATTTGCCAAGGGCTGACAAACTCGTCCCGGCGCACTACCAGGACATCCTCGCTGACGAAGTGCCGGTGCGTCACGAAGCCGGAGCAAAAATCCGGGTGTTCTCCGGCGTCTCCGACGTCTCCGGCGAGTTGA
- a CDS encoding catalase, translated as MSSLDKNSVSGSTTGSGASAESDRNSLTIGADGPIVLHDVHFLEQMAHFNREKVPERQPHAKGSGAFGVLQVTEDVSKYTKAALFQKGASTEMLARFSTVAGEQGSPDTWRDVRGFSLKFYTTEGNYDLVGNNTPVFFVRDPMKFPHFIRSQKRLPDSGLRDNHMQWDFWTNNPESAHQVTYLMGERGLPHSWRHMNGYGSHTYMWVNAAGEKFWVKYHFHTRQGMAFFSNAEASAMAGSDADFHRRDLFEAIAGGKHPEWTVSIQVMPYADAKSYRFNPFDLTKTWSHKDYPLIKVGTMTLNRNPENFFAQIEQAAFSPGNTVPGIGLSPDKMLLGRAFAYADAQRNRIGTNFHQLPVNQPKVPVNTYMFDGQMAYQHSGSAPVYVPNSGGRPWADSTGPAADGWEADGAMVRSAYTLHAEDDDFGQAGTLVREVFNDAQRAALVDQVAGSLLGGVRSPVLERAFGYWKSVDADVGRRIEEKVRTGAAGKPAEGMGES; from the coding sequence ATGAGCAGCCTTGACAAGAACAGTGTTTCGGGTTCGACCACCGGTTCCGGCGCGTCCGCCGAGAGTGACCGCAACTCTCTGACCATCGGCGCCGACGGCCCGATCGTCCTGCACGACGTGCATTTCCTGGAGCAGATGGCGCACTTCAACCGCGAAAAGGTGCCCGAACGGCAGCCGCACGCCAAAGGCTCTGGCGCCTTCGGTGTGCTACAGGTCACCGAGGACGTCTCGAAGTACACCAAGGCGGCGTTGTTCCAGAAGGGCGCGTCCACCGAGATGCTGGCGCGCTTCTCCACCGTGGCGGGCGAGCAAGGCAGCCCCGACACCTGGCGCGACGTGCGCGGCTTTTCGTTGAAGTTCTACACCACCGAAGGCAACTACGACCTAGTCGGCAACAACACCCCGGTGTTTTTCGTGCGCGACCCGATGAAGTTTCCCCACTTCATCCGCAGCCAGAAGCGCCTGCCCGACTCGGGCCTGCGCGACAACCACATGCAGTGGGACTTCTGGACCAACAATCCCGAGAGCGCGCACCAGGTCACCTACCTGATGGGCGAGCGCGGCCTGCCGCACAGCTGGCGCCACATGAACGGCTATGGCTCGCACACCTACATGTGGGTCAATGCGGCCGGCGAGAAGTTCTGGGTCAAGTACCACTTCCACACCCGCCAGGGCATGGCTTTCTTCAGCAACGCCGAAGCCTCGGCAATGGCGGGCTCAGACGCCGACTTCCACCGCCGTGATTTGTTCGAGGCCATTGCCGGCGGCAAGCATCCGGAGTGGACCGTGTCGATCCAGGTGATGCCCTACGCCGACGCGAAAAGCTACCGCTTCAATCCGTTCGACCTGACCAAGACCTGGTCGCACAAGGACTATCCGCTGATCAAGGTCGGCACGATGACGCTGAACCGCAACCCCGAGAACTTCTTCGCCCAGATCGAGCAGGCAGCGTTCTCCCCGGGCAACACGGTGCCGGGCATCGGCCTGTCGCCCGACAAGATGCTGCTGGGCCGGGCGTTCGCCTACGCCGATGCCCAGCGCAACCGCATCGGCACCAACTTCCACCAGTTGCCGGTGAACCAGCCAAAGGTGCCCGTCAACACCTACATGTTCGACGGCCAGATGGCCTACCAGCACAGCGGCAGCGCGCCGGTCTACGTGCCCAACAGCGGCGGCCGGCCCTGGGCCGACAGCACCGGCCCCGCGGCCGACGGCTGGGAAGCCGACGGCGCGATGGTGCGCAGTGCCTACACGCTGCACGCCGAGGACGACGACTTCGGCCAGGCCGGCACGCTGGTGCGCGAGGTGTTCAATGACGCCCAGCGAGCAGCGCTGGTCGACCAGGTTGCAGGTAGCCTGCTGGGCGGCGTGCGCAGCCCGGTGCTCGAACGCGCCTTCGGCTACTGGAAGAGCGTGGACGCCGACGTGGGACGGCGTATCGAAGAGAAGGTGCGCACCGGCGCGGCCGGCAAGCCGGCTGAGGGGATGGGCGAAAGTTGA